The window TACTTACAGTGATCATCCGCAAATTCAGCAGTTTTCCTGAAGGTTTCATGTTTGCTCTGTTATTGGGTAACACTTTTTCACCGATCATTGAATATGCTTTTAACCGCAGATCAGGAAGAAACAAGTGAAAGAGAAAATCAGTTTTCGGGATAGCAGATTATATCCGGTATTTTTCATGATCATCCTTTCTGCTATTCTCACATTTATACTTGCTTTTTCTTATCAATTATCAAAAGGTAGAGTGCAAATGTATCAGGAGCTAACTCTGCAAACTAATCTGCTGGATTTATACAAAGGTGAAATTGCTGAACTGAATAATAAACTTATCAAAGATTATACTCCTGAGGAAATTAATAAGATATATAATAAATATATAACTAAGAGAACATTGCAAAACCCAGTAGATCATCAATATTATGAATTTAGTCAAAATGGAATTAGATCAGGATACGTATTTCCCGTTTCAGCAAAAGGTTTATGGAGTACAATAAAGCTGCTGGTGGCAATAGATCCTGATTTCAGTAATTATCTGGGGATCAAGATCATCAGCCAGGGAGAAACACCGGGTTTGGGAGCAAGGATAACTGAGGACTGGTTTCAAGAGCAATTTACTGGCAAAAGGTTTTATCTGGATAATAAATTTATTAAGTTACAGATGATAGAAGAAAGCGAGGATCCAGAGACCGATCAAGTATCTCAGATAACGGGTGCTACTGTGAGTAGTAAAGCAGTAATAACTGCGATTCAGGATGAACTTGAAACTTTGTATAAGCAGAATTTCAGTAGCGGAAAGGTAAATTAAATGAGTAGAAAAGAGATATTTATAAAAAGTGCATTTACCGAAAACGCTATCTGGGTGCAAATATTAGGAATCTGTTCTGCTCTGGCAGTAACAAATCAAATGAAAAACAGCCTGGTAATGGGACTGGGCGTGATCTTTACTCTGGCACTATCCATGTTCACAATTTCTATGATACGAAGCCTGATACCTTCAAGAGTAAGGATGATGGCCCAAACCTTTATCATTGCTTTTTATGTAATACTTGTGGATTTATTTCTGAAAGCAGTTTTACCAGATGTCAGCCAGGAACTTGGGCCTTATGTGGGGCTTATTATCACTAATTGCATAATTATGGGCAGGGCAGAAGCATTTGCAATTAAAAATAGTCCCCTGGATAGTATGATTGACGGCATTGGTGCTGGAGTTGGTTATACTCTGGTATTATTGATCATATCATTTATAAGGGAATTATTTGGTTTCGGAGCAATTTTTGGCTATCAAGTTCTGGGAAGCTGGTGGACACGCTGGTCGATCATGGTGATGGCACCCAGTGCATTTTTCCTGCTGGCTATGCTGATCTGGATTGTGGAAATCAGGAAGAGAAAGAAGGCATAGGTCAATATGGAAATTAATGCTATCGTAATCTTTTTTGCTGCAATATTTACCAGTAATATCCTCCTGACAAATTTTCTGGGAATGTGCTCATTTCTTTCAGTATCGAAGGAAGTGGAATCCTCTTTCGGATTAGGCGTAGCAGTCTTTTTTGTGATGGTGTGCACTACTGCAATTAATTATGCTGTCTATCATTTGATAATGGTACCTCTGGATATAGTTTATCTGCAATACATAATCTTTATAATTGTGATCGCAGCATTTGTGCAATTAACAGAATTATTCGTGGAAAGGTTTTCACCTGTACTATATTACACTTTAGGAATTTTCCTTCCTTTGATCACAGTTAATTGTGCAATTCTGGGAGTGTCATTATTTATGATAATTCGTAACTACAGCTTTCTTCAATCTATTGCTTATGGTGGTGGAGCTGGATTGGGCTGGCTGCTGGCGATATTAAGCCTGGCTGGAATCAGGCAAAAACTTAAGTTGAACCGGGTGCCAGCAGGATTACGTGGAGCAGGGATTACTTTGATAATTACTGGAATCATGGCACTTGCCTTTATCGGTTTCTCCGGTATTGCAGCAATTCAATAAGGTGACATCATGATATATCAGGTATTGCAGACCACAATAATAATGATGATCACTGGTGGAGTGCTGGCACTGCTACTTGTGATCGCTGAAAAGTATCTGGCAGATTATGGTGAATGTAATATTGATATTAATGGAAAACG is drawn from Candidatus Stygibacter australis and contains these coding sequences:
- a CDS encoding NADH:ubiquinone reductase (Na(+)-transporting) subunit D encodes the protein MSRKEIFIKSAFTENAIWVQILGICSALAVTNQMKNSLVMGLGVIFTLALSMFTISMIRSLIPSRVRMMAQTFIIAFYVILVDLFLKAVLPDVSQELGPYVGLIITNCIIMGRAEAFAIKNSPLDSMIDGIGAGVGYTLVLLIISFIRELFGFGAIFGYQVLGSWWTRWSIMVMAPSAFFLLAMLIWIVEIRKRKKA
- a CDS encoding FMN-binding protein, whose product is MKEKISFRDSRLYPVFFMIILSAILTFILAFSYQLSKGRVQMYQELTLQTNLLDLYKGEIAELNNKLIKDYTPEEINKIYNKYITKRTLQNPVDHQYYEFSQNGIRSGYVFPVSAKGLWSTIKLLVAIDPDFSNYLGIKIISQGETPGLGARITEDWFQEQFTGKRFYLDNKFIKLQMIEESEDPETDQVSQITGATVSSKAVITAIQDELETLYKQNFSSGKVN
- a CDS encoding Rnf-Nqr domain containing protein; this translates as MEINAIVIFFAAIFTSNILLTNFLGMCSFLSVSKEVESSFGLGVAVFFVMVCTTAINYAVYHLIMVPLDIVYLQYIIFIIVIAAFVQLTELFVERFSPVLYYTLGIFLPLITVNCAILGVSLFMIIRNYSFLQSIAYGGGAGLGWLLAILSLAGIRQKLKLNRVPAGLRGAGITLIITGIMALAFIGFSGIAAIQ